GACCGCCTCAAGACCCTCAAACGCCAGACGCAGATTATATATCCCAAGGATATCGCATATATCTGCCTGCGCCTTGGCGCTGGCCCCGGCCGCACCATCATCGAGGCCGGGTGTGGTTCCGGCGGCCTGACCACCGGTCTTTCATGGTTCTGCGGCCCCACAGGGCGCGTTGTCAGCCATGAGGCGCGCGAGGAATTCATGGCCCTGGCCCGCAAGAACCTCGAATGGGCGGGCGTGGGCGACAACGTGGAACTGCACAACCGCGACGTGGCCCAGGGCTTTGCCGTCACTGGCGCGGACGCCCTCTTTCTGGACGTGCGTACCCCCTGGGAATACCTCGAACACGCGGTGGCGGCCGTGCGCCCCGGCGCAAGCTTCGGCTTTCTGCTGCCCACCGTGGATCAGGTCAGCAAGCTTTTGCTCGGCCTTGAGCGCGGCCCCTTTGCTGATGTTGAAGTCTGCGAGATCCTCATCCGCCGCTGGAAGCCCATTGCTGACCGCCTGCGCCCCGAAGACCGCATGACCGCGCATACCGGATTTCTGGTTTTTGCGCGCCAGCAGCAACGCAGCCAGGACTTTGAGTCACGCAAGCCCCTGGGCACGCGCGAGCGTAAGCAGGAGGCCGCACGGCTGGCCCGCCTGGGCCTGGACGGCGAAGCCCCGCAGGACGCCATGTCAGAGGATGATGCGGCGGAGTAAAGTATTTTTACGTTGAAATGCTTTGTGGGGGAGGGACCCTTTTGCAAAAGGGTCTCCTCCCCCACACCCCCACCCCCTAAAACTCTTATGGTATTGCAGTGTAATACAAAGGGTTTTCTGGTTCAGGCGGGGGGTTCATTACACTGAGCCTTCCGGACATCACCACATTTCAAAGGCATCTGCTCTGGCCGACTCCGGCCACCGCCCAAAACGCTCAAAAGCCCGGCGCGTATACCACGCGCCGGGCTTTTTTGTTTGTCGCCGTCGGCGGCGGCGGCAATGCAGGCAATGCCCAAAAGCAGACAGGGCCATGTTGGCAGGAATATCACTATTAATGTCATTGTGCCATGTCGTGCTCTGGCCTAGGGTGCGACCATGAAATGCAAGCAATGCCCCACCGACGGTTGTTCAACTGCCCCACGCCTCGTCGTCATGGCTGTCCATGACGGTGCGGAAATCCTCGACATCACGGGCCCCTTGAGCGTGTTCTCCGCAGCCAACGATCTGCATGCACAGTCCGGCGGCGCGGAACCGTTGTACCGCATCCAGGTCGCTGGCGAGAGCAGTGACGCGGTGGTGCGGACCGCTTCCGGCATCCGTCTGCTGACTGATGCAGCATTGGGGCAGTGCAGCGGCATCGACACCTTGCTGGTGGCGGGCGGCCCTGCGGCCAGGCAGGCTCCGCAGGCGCTGGTGGACTGGCTGCGCGAAGCTGCGCCCCTTGCGCGGCGCGTTTGCTCCATCTGCACCGGAGCCTTCATCCTGGCGCGCGCAGGGCTGCTGGAAGGCCGCCGGGCCACCACCCACTGGCTCATGCTTGAGGAACTGCGCGCCTTTTCTCCAAATATTGATGTCCAGACTGACGCCCTGCATGTGAAGGACGGTTCCGTCTATACCTCGGCCGGGGTGACGGCGGGCATTGATCTGGCATTGGCCCTGCTGGAGGAGGACTTTGGCCGCGAACTGGCGCTGAACGTTGCGAGAGTGCTGGTGCTCTACCTCAAGCGTCCGGGCGGACAGTCGCAGTTCAGCACAACCCTTCTGGCGCAGATTCACGAGGGCGGCACGCTAGCCTCGACGATCCAATGGCTGCGCGACAACTATCAGCGCCCGCTGTGCAACGAGGCCATAGCCAACCACGCGGCCATGAGCCCGCGCAACTTCGCCAGGGTCTTCAAACGCGAAACAGGTGAGACTCCGGCCCATTTCATTGAAAATATTCGCCTTGAAGCAGCTGTGAAACGTCTGGAGGAAACAACGCAGGCACTGGAAACCATCGCCCGGGAGTGTGGTTTCCAGTCCGGTGAGCACTTCCGCCTGACATTTTCGCGCCGCTTCGGCATCACCCCCGGCCAGTACCGGAACAGATTCCGTTCCGGCGCATGGCGTTAACACTTAGGAGAGCCAAATGAAATATCTCCCTTTGCAGTGTCTTGCTCTCGCGTTCGTGCTGCTCGCATCCGCCCTTTCCGTTCCGGCGCGCGTGCAATCACCCCAATCAGAGGAGCAGGTCATGTATGAGGTCCACCCAGGCAAAGTTTCCAGTCAGATAACCGTCGGGGTTCTTATCTTCCCCGGCTTCGAGATGCTGGACGCCTACGGTCCCATGGAACTATGGGGCAGTCTCAAGCACGCCCCGGCCCGTTTCTGGGGTGGCGAAGAAAAACGCGTAGGCGTAAAGCTGGTGACCATCGCGGCCACACGGGGAGAAATCCCCTCAAATCAAGGGCCAAAGACCGTAGCCGACTACGGCTATGCCGATTCGCCCAAGCTGGACTATCTGCTGGTGCCCGGCGGCAGCGGCGCAGTGCCCCTGGTTCGCGACGCTGCGACTCTGGACTGGCTGCGCGACCAGGCGACCAAGACGAAAATCGTCATGTCCGTGTGCAACGGCGCGTCGCTTTTGGCCGCAGCGGGCATTCTGGACGGCAGGCCTGCCACAACAAACAAAATGGCCTTCAAGGATTCTACCGCGCCCGGCCCCAAGGTGAACTGGATCAAACAGGCGCGCTGGGTGGATGACGGCGCCGTGGTCAGCTCTTCCGGCGTTTCCGCCGGGATGGATATGACCCTGGCGGTCATATCCCGTCTGTATGGCCAGCCTCTGAGCGATTGGCTGGAGCAGATCACCGAGTACGACGCGCACCGCGATCCGTCCTGGGATCCCTTCGCGGTCAAGGCCGGGCTGGTGCGTTAATCCTGTCCACAGGACATTCCAAAACAAGCGGCGGGGTTCAAGGCAATGCCCGGAATCCCGCCGCCCTCTCTTGGCAAGCGCAATTGACCTTTTCCAATGGCAGTTGCCCCACACCCTGCTCAGGGCGCGCGACCTCAGCCCTTACTTGCTCTACAAATACGCATCATCCATTTCAAGATAGCCGCACACGTAGTCGGCAATGCCCTCTTCAAGCGACGTAAAGGTAAGCGGACAGTCCACGCGGTCAAGCCAGTCCATGGCGGCTTGGGTAAAATGCTGGTAACGCCCCTTCAAGGTGTCGGGCATGTCCACATAGTTGATGCGGCACGGCAGTTCAAGAGCGCCGAAAACCGACATGGCCAGTTCGTTGAAGCTGCGGGCCGTGCCGGTGCCCACGTTGTGGATGCCGCAAACGTCGTTGCGCTCCAGCAGCCAGGCCATGAGGGCCGTGCAGTCTTTGACGTAGACAAAGTCGCGGCGCTGTTCGCCGTCAGCCATGTCCGCCCTGTCTGATTTGAACAGGTTCAGGCTGCCCTCTTTTCTGATTTGCCTGTGGGCCTTGGCGGCCACGCTCTGCATATCGCCCTTGTGATACTCGTTGGGGCCGTAAACATTAAAAAACTTCAGGCTGACCACCTCGCTTTGCAAGCCTTCGCGCAGGAGCCAGAGGTCGAAAAGCTGCTTGGAATAGCCATACATATTCAAAGGCCGCAAATGCGGCACAAGATTTTCGTCATCGCTGAACCCCAGCGAACCGTCGCCATAGGTGGCCGCGGAACTGGCGTTGATGAAGCGCGCCCCCTTGTCCAGGGCGTAACGGCAGAGGTCGCGACTGTAATGGAAGTTGTTTTCCATCAGGAAATCCGCGTCCTTTTCCGTGGTGGCGGAGCACGCGCCAAGATGCACCACGGCGCTGACCTCCCAGGGCAGAGCGTCGCGCTTCACGAGATCGAGGAACTGATCCCTGTGCAGATAGTCCACATAGCGGCGCTTGACCAGGTTGCGCCATTTGTCGCTCCTGGCCAGGTTGTCCACAACCACAATGTCTTCAATATTCATGCAGTTGAGTTGCCACAAAAGAGCGCTGCCCAAAAACCCCGCGCCACCGGTAATCACATACATGGAGACCTCCATATGATCTTTTTTATGATACTCAGTAGCGTACCGTACCGCAAGCGCGGCTCCGGGGCCCACCCTGCCCAGCCAGCGCCCCCCTGGACACAGCCTTACAAGTTTGCCACTATGCGTCATCTGCAAAACCAAGGGGAATACCATGAAAGTATGTATCGCATATATGCACGGCAAGCCGGTGATGCTGGAGCTGCGGGACGATATAGCCTATATCAATGACCAACCCGAACCCATCAAAAACCTCAGCCCTGAAATGCTTCAAAACTTCAGCGCCGCAGTCAGCGCCATACCCTACAGTGCGGATCCGGGCTACGATGCCCTGGTCAATGCCAAACGAGCCGCCTTTATAGTGGATCTGCTGGCCAAGGCCGTGGGAGACGAATGCGTCTCCAGGCTGACCCACATTCTGGATCATGTGCATTACGATGTGATGGAATATCTTGGTGAAACTGGAGACAGCAATGCTTGAAATCAATGACCTGCATGTGGAGGTCAAGGGCACTCCCGTGCTCAAGGGTATAGACCTTCACATAAAACCCGGCGAAACATTCATACTCTTTGGCCCCAACGGTTCCGGCAAAACAACCCTGCTTATGACGCTCATGGGCGTTTCAGGCTATGCCGTCACCCGGGGGCAGATTATTTTCAAAGGTACGGACATAACCCATGCCCCCATGTACGAGCGGGCGCGCCTTGGCCTTGGCATGTCCTTTCAGCGGCCGCCCACGATCCACGGGCTGCCCACGGGCAAACTGGTGGAACTGTGCGGACGCGGACGAAAGATGGATATTTTGGCCATGGCCCGCAAAGTCCACTTCGATACATTTCTGGAGCGCGACGTCAACGCGGGGTTTTCAGGCGGCGAAATCAAGCGATCTGAACTCCTGCAACTCATGGCCCAACAGCCCGACCTGCTGCTTTTCGACGAGCCGGAATCGGGCGTGGACCTTGAAAACATGACCCTCGTGGGCCAGACCGTACGCAGCCTGCTTGACGGCACGCCGGAACGATGTTGCGCCACGCTGCGGCAGCGTGAACAAAGGCGCGGCACAAGCGGCCTCATCATTACCCACACAGGGCATATCCTGGAGTACGTCAACGCGCACAGGGGCCAGGTCATGTACAATGGCAAACTGTGCTGTGAAGCCGGGCCGCGAGAAATTCTGGAGCACATTGCCAAGCACGGCTACCAGGAATGCCTGCGCTGCCTCGCTGGCGACACGTTTGGTCAAATTGCGGAGGCTCCCCTCAAATGAGCAATGTCAATCTTTCCCGATACAGCTTCAGCGGCAACGAAAACGCCGCCCCCATCGAAGACCTCGCCAGCTTGCCCGCAGAAGACAAGGAACGCCTTGTCCTGGCAGGCATTGACGTCAACGACCGCTCCGTCAGCGGCGCGTTCATGCAACTCAACCATGCGGGCGTCCACTGTCAGACCAATCATGAAGGTCTTGACCTTATGGACATCCGTACAGCGCTTAAAAAATTCGACGGGCTTCCCCAGTATTACTGGAAGCTGCTCGATCCCGACAAGGACGAATTCACCCGGCTCACGCGCGAACACTGCAATGGCGGCTATTTTGTCCGCGCCCGCAAAGGGGCCAAAATCAGCCAGCCGGTGCAGTCCTGTATGTTCATCAAGGGGCACAGCGCGGGCCAGAGCATCCACAATATCGTCATCGTTGAAGAAGGCGCGGAGCTGCACATCCTTGGTGGCTGCGCCACGGCCCACGACGCCAAGGACACCGCCCACCTCGGCATTACCGAATACTATGTGGAAAAAGGCGGCAAACTCACCTTCACGATGATCCACAACTGGGGCACAAGCACCACGGTGCGGCCCCGTTCGGCAGGCATTGTGGAAGCCGGGGGCGAGTTTCAGAACAATTACATCCTGCTCAAGCCAGTGGCCGATTTGCAGATGTACCCCACCATGAAGCTGCAAGGTCAGGGCGCTGTGGCCCGCTTCAACTCCGTCATCGTCGCCCCCACAGGCTCCCATGTGGACTGCGGCAACCGCATCGAACTCAACGCCCCCGACACGCGGGGCGAAATCATCTCGCGCACCCTCACAACGGGCGGCACCATCATCAACCGGGGATTCATCGGCGCTTCCGCCGCGCCCGCCAGAGGACACCTCGAATGCAAGGGCCTCATACTGGGCGGGGGGCGCATCCACGCCATACCGGAGCTCGACAGCAACCAGGACGGCGTGGAACTGTCGCACGAAGCGGCCGTCGGCAAGATCGCCCAGGAAGAAATTGAATACCTCATGGCGCGTGGCCTTGATGAAGATGAAGCGGCATCCACCATCGTGCGGGGCTTTCTCAATGTGGACATCATGGGCCTGCCCCTGCCGCTGAAAAAAGCCATGGACGAGCAGATATCCCTGCTTGAAACCAGCCACGCCATGTAATGACGATCTGGAAACGTGAAGCATTTCAAAGTTCGTTCTGGCTCATCGGCAATAGTATGAAAATCCGGCAGTTCTGCCTTGTTGACTTGACCGGCACACAACTTGCGTCTATAGTTCCACTCCTTGGGGCCTATAGCTCAGTTGGTAGAGCCTCCGGCTCATAACCGGCCTGTCCCAGGTTCGAATCCTGGTGGGCCCACCAAGACAATCAGTAGAGTCCGCTGAGGCGCAACACGCCTTGGCGGACTTTGCGTATGGAGCATATTGGCTTTAGAGCAGATTAACTTTGAGAATATACATTCTCAAAGTTTAAGGCACGCTTACTTCGGCGTTTAACCGCGCAGAGAAACTGCGCTTACGCCTCCGTAGCGAACGTCTGCTCACGCAGCCGTCAGAGCAATTTAAAAGTTAAATTGCTCTAAAAAGGGGCACCCGCTCCAAATACCTCTGCCGCCTGGCATCGGCGGCAGGGCATGTCCCGGTCGTACCAGAAAACCGCACTCAGACGGCCTTCCACACATAAAATACCACCACGAAAGAAAGCCATGCAGTCCCTGAATCACGAAATTTTTATGGCGCTGAACGCCGACGAGTCTTCACCAGTCTTTCTCCTTGCCACTGCCCGCCTTCTGGCTGAACTGCCCATAGCTCTGGCCGTGCTCATGGCGCTCTGCATACTGGTGCGGCGAAAATCAGAAAAAGCCGTGGCCCTGCGCCTCGTGCTCACGGTGACCCTGGCCATGGCCGCAGCCTACGTCATAAGAACACTTCATTATACCCCCCGGCCCTTTGTTATTGACCTTGGGCGCACCTTCATCGAACACGCTCCCACGGCATCCTTCCCCAGCTTTCACGGCACATTCATGTTTTCATTGGCAGCCGCCCTGCTCTTTTGCCCCAAGGAACGCATTTCAGGCACAGCGATCCTGCTGCTGGGCCTTGCGACGGCCTGGGCACGAATATATCTTGGCGTGCATTACCCTCTGGACATGCTGGGAGCGCTTATTACCGCCTTTGCCGCTGCGGTTGCCGTTCACTGCTGCTTTCGTTTGCGCAGGCAATGGGCATAAAGACAGAACAGACTGCAATGGCGCGCAGATTACGCAACTGTTAAAAAAACCCGCCCCGTGCGAAACCGCTCCACTGTGAAAGCCTGCGGATATGGAACCGCGCGAATACTCCGGGCGCACGCCCCGGTCAGCGTTTACCCGCAGGCCTCAAAAAACACCGCCGCCAACTGGGCCAGTTGGCGGCTTTTTGCATACAGACGCCCACAGCACGGTCTAAAACCAGCACACGGCTTTACGCAGCGCTGCGCGCAGTTTCCGCTCCCCACGCCACATGGACAGGCCTGATTGATTTTAAAATGCTTCACATTTCAATGTGCCATTCTGCCGAACAGTCCGATTTTTTTGCCGAACCCACACTACCTTATGGGGCGCTGCGCTTTGTGCTGCGTTGGAGCATTTACTTTTTTCCAGGTTACAAAGCTCTATTGACACATTTCAAAATATGTTGAAATATTGACCTATGGAAGTCACCCACGCCAGCACTCTCTTTGAAGCCCTTTCTTCGCCCATACGCCTGCAACTCTTTCGGCTGCTTGTGCGTTTTGCTCCCGAAGGGCTTGTGGCTGGCGAAATCGCCAAACACCTGCAACTCCCCGGAACCAATCTTTCATTCCACCTCAAGGGGCTTTTGCACGCAGGCCTCATCACGGTGGAAAAAGAGGGGCGCTTTTTGCGCTACCGGGCCAACATCCCCCTGATGCTGGAAACCATCGCCTATCTCACGGAAGAGTGCTGCGCAGGCCACCCGGAACAGTGCGAGCGGTTCCGGGCGCAAAGTACGGTGGCGGCAGCGGTGCTGCCTGAGCGCTGCTGCAAGTAATTTTTTTACCACAACAGTTTAATAATATTTGAAATATCAAAATAAAGGGCAAAAGCATGAAAAACCCCAGCACTCCCAGTGATGGCCAGCAGGTCAGGGAAACCGTCCGTTCCGGCTACGCGGCCATAGCATCGGGTCAGCAGCGTTCGTGCTGCTGCGGCCAGCGCAGCAATGCCGCCGACCCCGCCAGATTGGCGCAAACTCTGGGCTATGATGCCGCGACCCTTGCCCGTTTGCCTGAAGGCGCCAATATGGGGCTTTCGTGCGGCAATCCTGTTGCCATGGCCGCGCTCATGCCCGGCCAGACAGTCATTGACCTTGGCAGCGGCGGCGGATTTGACGCTTTTCAGGCTGGCGAAAAGGTGACCGCAAGTGGACACGTCATCGGCGTGGACATGACGCCAGAAATGCTCGACAAGGCGCGGAAAAACATTGCGTCCTACAGTCAGCTCACCGGACTGGACAACGTGGAGTTCCGCCTGGGAGAAATCGAGCATCTGCCTGTGGCCGACAGCAGCGTTGATGTGGTTTTGTCCAACTGCGTCATCAATCTTTCGCCCGATAAAGAACAGGTGTGGCGAGAGATTTTTCGCGTCCTGAAGCCCGGCGGCAAGGCGGCGGTGTCAGACCTTGCTCTTCTCAAGCCGCTGCCGGAAAATATCCGGCAAATGGCCGAGGCCCTGGTGGGGTGCGTGGGCGGAGCCATTCTGGTCGAGCAAACCAGAGCCATTGTTGAAAAAACCGGATTTTCCCGTCTTGCGCTGCGCACCAACCCCGGCTATGTGCAAAGCATGCAGGATTGGAATGACCCTCTGTACGCAGAAATTGCAAAAAATCTGCCCCACGGCGAAAAACTTGCAGACTTTGTAGTGAGCCTGACTATTGAGGCATACAAGGAGTAGGCCCTACAAAATTGCGGGTTTTACGGGCGCGTGTTATGGCAGGCACGGATTTTATCAACTTTTTCAGAGTTGCATGCCGCGCATTTCTCTTGACAGTCTTTTCCGACCCTCGTAGAGTGCTTTCACTGATTGGGTCCAGTATTTTTTTTTGCCAGAGACTTACGTGGGTAAGGCTTCCAGCGGAAAGTCTGCACCCAGAACAACAAAAATGGAGTCTCAAATGGCTATTTCTATCTACGTGGGCAATCTGCCCTGGTCCGCTACCGAAGACAGTGTTCGTGATCTCTTTTCCGCTCATGGCGAAGCTCTTTCCGTCAAGCTCATCTCTGACCGCGAAACCGGCCGCGCCCGTGGCTTTGGCTTTGTGGAAATGAATGAAGACGACGCTCGCAACGCCATTTCCGCCCTTAACGGTGTGGAATTTGAAGGCCGCGCCCTGCGCGTCAATCAGGCTGAAGAGAAGCGTCCCGCTCCCCGCCGCTGGTAGTTCCAGCAGCTAGCTGACGATTCAAGGCCGCAAGCAATTGCGGCCTTTTTTTGCGCCTTTTCGCATTCGTCGCGCGCTCTCCGTGCGCGCCTTCTGCCCCATCTGCGATTCGCACCACTGGTACCTCCTGACCGACTGTCCCCGGCTGTACACCCGCCTTGAGCTCCTTCTCTTCGCCTGACGGACACTTCGTCTTCTGCCACCCGCCTTGAGATCATTTCCTTCGACTGTCTACCGCCAGGCACCTTGCCCTTGATATGGCCCAATGCCCTGGAAGACGCGTCCTTTGAAGTCCTCACCAATTACCTGCAATAAAAATTTTAGGGGGTGGGGGCGTGGGGGAGGAGACCCTTTTGTAGTGCGTATACCTTTTTTCAAAAGGTATACGCACTAACGCTGCACGACCGTGCAGCGCGCCACAACGTGGCGTGGATTCTGCCGCAAATCGCATTTTCGGCAGAATGACACCTTTGAAATGTGAAACACTTCAAAGGTAATCTGGTCTAAAGAGGGTCCCTCTCCCACAAAGCATTTCACAGCGCCATCTCCGCAGCCCTCTGAAAACGCGGAATCCCCGCACCGGTTGGTGCGGGGATTCCGTCTGTCTATCAAAAGCCTTTAACGAATGCGGGCTTACACCACGCCGTGTTCGCCGGGCCGTTCATACTGGTCTTTTTTCTGCACAAGGCGGACGTAAAAGTCCGTATCGCCCAGAGCCAGCAGGATGGCGGAAGAAACATAGATGGAGGAGGCCGTGCCTATGACCACGCCCATGAGCATGGTGAGGGCAAAATCGTGAATGACGCCGCCGCCGAGGAAGAACAGGGCCAGGGTTGACATCAGGGTCGTGCCGCTGGTCAGGATGGTGCGCGAAAGGGTCTGGTTGACGCTCTTGTTGATCAGGTGCGCCATGTCCAGATTTGGCGTTGCCCGCAGGTTTTCGCGCAGGCGGTCATAGATGATGATGGTGTCGTTGAGCGAAAAGCCCACCAGTGTCATCAGGGCCGCCATGACGTTGAGGTCGATTTCGACATTCATCAACGAGAGCAGGCCCACGGTTATGGCGACGTCGTGCAGAAGCCCCACAACGGCCCCTAGTGCGAAGTTGAGCCGCAACACAAAGCATACGACCATGGTTATGCCCAGTGCCAGCATCACAAGCCAGCCCATGCCAAGGCCTGTGAGTCCGGCCACGTAAATGCCGCCCCAAAGGGCAGCCGCCATGATGGCGCCAGCCATCCAGCGCTGTTCAAAACGGCCGGAGATATACACCGCAATGAGCAGAATGGCATAGTACAGCGCGCTGAGGGCCTTGTTGGTCAGGTCAGCGCCCACCTTGGGGCCCACGATCTCAAGGCGCACAATTTCAGCGGCATTGCCGGGAAAGGTGGCGGCCAGGGAGTCCATCACCGTGGTGCGCAGGTGCGTGGCGTCGGCGTTTTCGGCGCTGCTGAAACGCAGCAGATAGTCACGCCCGCCCTCGCCGAAGCGCTGGGTGGTGATGCCGGGCAGGGCCGGAGTATCCAGACCTTTTTTCAGGGCTTCGTCGGCCACGGGCTCCTGAAACTGCACCTGCACGATGACGCCGCCCGCGAAGTCGATGCCCATCTTGAGGCCATTGCCCCATACGGCAGAAATAATGCCGACGAGGATAAGCAGGGCGGAGGCTCCGTAAACCCAGAAGCGCTTGCCTATGAAGTCAATATTGGTGTCGTGTTTGATAAAGGTAAAACTCATGACAGCCTCCCGGCGCGCTAGATGCTCAGACCCTTGGGACCGCAATGGCGCGCCCATTCTTCAAAAATGGCCCGCGAAACAAAGATGGCCGTAAACATGGAGGCAACAATGCCCAGCCCCAGGGTTACCGCGAAGCCTCTGATGGGCCCTGTGCCGAACTGGTACAGAATGACTGTAACAATGATGGACGTGAGGTTGGCGTCCGTAATGGAGACCATGGCTCTGTCAAAGCCCGCCCGCACCGACGCCAGCGGCGTGAGTCCCAGGCGCAGTTCTTCACGTATTCGTTCGTAGATCAGCACGTTGGCGTCCACCGCCATGCCGATGGTCAGCACGATGCCCGCGATGCCCGGCAGAGTCAGGGTAGCGCCAAAAGCGCCCATGCCCGCCATGACGATGAGCATGGTGAAACAGAGCATGAGGTTGGCGATAAGGCCGCTGAGGCCGTAATAAAAGCCGATGAAAACCACCACGGCAGCCGCGCCCACAAAGGCGGCGCGCACGCCGCTGTCAATGGCCTCCTGCCCGAGGGAGGGGCCGACGCTGCGCTCTTCCAGCACGGAAACAGGGGCGGGCAGCGAGCCCGCGCGCAGCACGATGGCGAGATCCTGCGCCTCGGCAGTGGTAAAACTGCCGGAAATGCTTGCCTTGCCGCCGCCGATGCGCTCGCGGATGACAGGCGCGGAATAGACCTTGCCGTCAAGCACGATGGCCATGCGGCGTCCCACGCTCTCGCCGGTCACGCGCTCAAAAATACGCGCGCCACGGGTGTTGAAGCTCATGGTCACATAGGACTTGTTCATGTTGTCGAAAGCAGGACGGGCATCGGCAATGTCTTCGCCGGTGAGCATCGAGTCTTTTTCAACAGCGATGCGGCCCTCGGGCTGCCCGGCGGTCTTTTCCAGCATGGGCAGAACCACTACCCCGGCGGGCAGAACGGCCTTGTTGGGGTCCACATCTTCACGAACCAGGTGAAATTCAAGGTGCGCTGTCTGGCCGATGATCTGCACGGCGCGGCGCGGGTCGGAAATGCCGGGCAACTGCACCTGAATGCGGTTGCCTGCCTGCTTGCGGATATCGGGTTCCGCCACGCCGAACTGGTCGATACGGTTGCGGATGGTGCGCAAGGCCTGGTCAAGGGACAGTTCTTCAATCCTCTTGACTTCGGCTGGCGTAAAGCGGGCCACGTAGCGCAACTGTCCGCCTTCGCCCACCTGGGGCTGCCCCACGGTCAACTGGGGAAAATGGCGGGCCAGGATTTCGCGCAGCTTGGCTTCATTATCGGCGCGGGGCAAAAGAAATTCCAGGGCCGTGCCGTTCAGGACGCGGGGGCGCAGCACCACTATTTTTTCGTCCTGGGCCATGCGGCGCAGGTCCTGCCCGGCAATGGCCAGAGAGTTGCTCACAGCCTTGGCCACGTCCACGCCCAGCGTCAGGTGTATGCCGCCTTTGAGGTCAAGACCGAGATTGATCCTGCTGGACGGCAAAACGCGCTCCAGGGCGGGCCCGATAACGGGCACGCTGGGCAGCGCGTACACAAGAGAAATCAAAAATACCAACGAAGCCAAGATCAAGCGCCAGCGCAGACCCATCGTTCACCTTCCAAACAACAGATTTAAAGCACAGCATGCCCTGAAGGGCACGGCTCGCCCGAAGCCTTGCAACTGTGGGCCGGGCGGGGGCACACAGCGGCGGAACGGCGCGCAAACACGGCGCGCACCAAGGTCATGCCGCCCGTTCCAAGGGTCAAAAGCCCCTGAGCCGGCCTTGGCAAAGGCCAGCCCACGGGCCGGACATGACAAAAAACCAGAGATGCTACTTGCTGTCGTCCTTGCCGCCCTTGCCGGGCACAAGGCCGCCAATGGCGCCGCGCGTAACGCGCAGCTTGGACTCACCACTTTCAAGCAGCACCTGCTCATCGTCGATTTCAAGGATGCGGCCAATCAGTCCGGCGGACGTGACCACATGGTCGCCACGCTTGAGTTCCGCCAGCATGGCCTTGTGGGCCTTGGCCCGCTTCTGCTGCGGACGGATGAGCAGAAACCAGAAAATGACGAACATCACGATGAGGGGAAGGAACTGCATAAGCATGTCGGTTCCGCTGGCGGGGCCGGCACCGGCCTGGGGAGTGCCCATGGCGTAGGCTACTGATTCAAACAAAACGCACCTCCAAAGGTGTAGCAAAGTCATTGTCCTGAACGTCACGCA
This DNA window, taken from Desulfovibrio sp. 86, encodes the following:
- a CDS encoding tRNA (adenine-N1)-methyltransferase; this translates as MIPYGSLVVYVTPKGRRYTKRLVEDQNWHSNDGTLLASDVTTCDFGSVVYTNQQVPIQVMEATLYDRLKTLKRQTQIIYPKDIAYICLRLGAGPGRTIIEAGCGSGGLTTGLSWFCGPTGRVVSHEAREEFMALARKNLEWAGVGDNVELHNRDVAQGFAVTGADALFLDVRTPWEYLEHAVAAVRPGASFGFLLPTVDQVSKLLLGLERGPFADVEVCEILIRRWKPIADRLRPEDRMTAHTGFLVFARQQQRSQDFESRKPLGTRERKQEAARLARLGLDGEAPQDAMSEDDAAE
- a CDS encoding GlxA family transcriptional regulator; translation: MKCKQCPTDGCSTAPRLVVMAVHDGAEILDITGPLSVFSAANDLHAQSGGAEPLYRIQVAGESSDAVVRTASGIRLLTDAALGQCSGIDTLLVAGGPAARQAPQALVDWLREAAPLARRVCSICTGAFILARAGLLEGRRATTHWLMLEELRAFSPNIDVQTDALHVKDGSVYTSAGVTAGIDLALALLEEDFGRELALNVARVLVLYLKRPGGQSQFSTTLLAQIHEGGTLASTIQWLRDNYQRPLCNEAIANHAAMSPRNFARVFKRETGETPAHFIENIRLEAAVKRLEETTQALETIARECGFQSGEHFRLTFSRRFGITPGQYRNRFRSGAWR
- a CDS encoding SufB/SufD family protein, producing the protein MSNVNLSRYSFSGNENAAPIEDLASLPAEDKERLVLAGIDVNDRSVSGAFMQLNHAGVHCQTNHEGLDLMDIRTALKKFDGLPQYYWKLLDPDKDEFTRLTREHCNGGYFVRARKGAKISQPVQSCMFIKGHSAGQSIHNIVIVEEGAELHILGGCATAHDAKDTAHLGITEYYVEKGGKLTFTMIHNWGTSTTVRPRSAGIVEAGGEFQNNYILLKPVADLQMYPTMKLQGQGAVARFNSVIVAPTGSHVDCGNRIELNAPDTRGEIISRTLTTGGTIINRGFIGASAAPARGHLECKGLILGGGRIHAIPELDSNQDGVELSHEAAVGKIAQEEIEYLMARGLDEDEAASTIVRGFLNVDIMGLPLPLKKAMDEQISLLETSHAM
- a CDS encoding ABC transporter ATP-binding protein; its protein translation is MLEINDLHVEVKGTPVLKGIDLHIKPGETFILFGPNGSGKTTLLMTLMGVSGYAVTRGQIIFKGTDITHAPMYERARLGLGMSFQRPPTIHGLPTGKLVELCGRGRKMDILAMARKVHFDTFLERDVNAGFSGGEIKRSELLQLMAQQPDLLLFDEPESGVDLENMTLVGQTVRSLLDGTPERCCATLRQREQRRGTSGLIITHTGHILEYVNAHRGQVMYNGKLCCEAGPREILEHIAKHGYQECLRCLAGDTFGQIAEAPLK
- the rfaD gene encoding ADP-glyceromanno-heptose 6-epimerase, translated to MYVITGGAGFLGSALLWQLNCMNIEDIVVVDNLARSDKWRNLVKRRYVDYLHRDQFLDLVKRDALPWEVSAVVHLGACSATTEKDADFLMENNFHYSRDLCRYALDKGARFINASSAATYGDGSLGFSDDENLVPHLRPLNMYGYSKQLFDLWLLREGLQSEVVSLKFFNVYGPNEYHKGDMQSVAAKAHRQIRKEGSLNLFKSDRADMADGEQRRDFVYVKDCTALMAWLLERNDVCGIHNVGTGTARSFNELAMSVFGALELPCRINYVDMPDTLKGRYQHFTQAAMDWLDRVDCPLTFTSLEEGIADYVCGYLEMDDAYL
- a CDS encoding phosphatase PAP2 family protein, which codes for MQSLNHEIFMALNADESSPVFLLATARLLAELPIALAVLMALCILVRRKSEKAVALRLVLTVTLAMAAAYVIRTLHYTPRPFVIDLGRTFIEHAPTASFPSFHGTFMFSLAAALLFCPKERISGTAILLLGLATAWARIYLGVHYPLDMLGALITAFAAAVAVHCCFRLRRQWA
- a CDS encoding DJ-1/PfpI family protein, which produces MYEVHPGKVSSQITVGVLIFPGFEMLDAYGPMELWGSLKHAPARFWGGEEKRVGVKLVTIAATRGEIPSNQGPKTVADYGYADSPKLDYLLVPGGSGAVPLVRDAATLDWLRDQATKTKIVMSVCNGASLLAAAGILDGRPATTNKMAFKDSTAPGPKVNWIKQARWVDDGAVVSSSGVSAGMDMTLAVISRLYGQPLSDWLEQITEYDAHRDPSWDPFAVKAGLVR